DNA from Lates calcarifer isolate ASB-BC8 linkage group LG14, TLL_Latcal_v3, whole genome shotgun sequence:
TATTGCACTTACACATCATTTACTGTAGTTTCTTCAATAAGCATGAGTACAAGTGTACTAATAGTCGGTTTATATACAGCATAAATATGAAATGTCAATGCCAGTGTAGCAAAAAGTAAATTCAAATATGTATGTTGATATTCACTCTTATTTACGTGTGAAGGCACTGAAGAAGACATTGAGGGTTAGGTTGATTTTCTTTGGATTAAATCTCAGCTGGATGTACTCATTTAAAAATGGACTAAATGTCTTCAGACTGTATGGAGTGTAATATTGGCAACATGGCAGCCAGTGTCAATCACTGAGtttgaatagatttttttaaatccttgGCAGAGATCAGGAATCAAGAGCTCTTTAGCTCATGCtggtctgcatgtgtgtataaaaGGATCCTGTGATTGGCACCATGTTGGCTGGAATCTGGTGAAGGGAGgacttaaaaaacaacaaaaaaaaaacaaatggaaaaacaaagtaAGTGAACAGAGTATGCATAACTGAAGACAGTCCGTGCTCTCATgctcttgttttccttttttcctatTACGAAAACACGGAGCTGCGCTGGTTGGCCTCGCCGACCTTCTCGAAGAACATGAAATCCTGTTGAGTGAGaacaaacaaggaaacaatATCATCACTTAGCAAGATCCcacaaattaaaatcagtaCCATTCAGCAAGGTTGCAGACTTACAATGAGAAAGCAGGCTCCCATGAGCACGGCTTTCATCTTCACGTCCATGTCCAGAGGGAACTGGATGCCAAAGTTGTCCGTGTCGGTGAAGACTTCTTTCAGAAGGCCGCTCCACTGCTTGCTGATGCGACCGATGGGCTTGTCACCATCTTTCCCCTTCAGCTGCAGGGCAAAAAGAATGACAGGGTTCATCTCAGGATGATTGAATAATCAAAACACCAGTTCATTATGTAATACTTGGATTGATAGCGCTCCAACGCCAGCAGGCAGTTAGCTTAGtataaaaactgagaaaaacagctaacctggctctgtccaaaggttcTACCTATCAGCACCCCTAAGGCttaatatttaacacattaCATCTTTATCTAGTTTAGTGTAGTGGGTGCACTGACTCCATAGAGTCTTACCATTACTATGAGTTTGCCAGACAACCAGCAGAGGCTCAGTCAGAAGTCACAGCCAAGAGATAATCCTGCACATAACCTCTCAGAAAACCACAAGTTGTcgttttttatattttcatttttgtacagattgAAAAAGCAAGATAAGACCTGTTGATTACTGAGCTTGGCTGAACTGAGTTTCCACAAACAACAACTCTCTCATCGCACCTCAAAGTTGACGTCCCCGCAGCAGTTGCAGGCAAAGCAGGGCCCTTCCAGTTTCATCACAGTCTCCTTGTTTGCTCCCTGGATGGAAAATTTTGGCAGGAAAGGGTGCCAGTCCTGTTTGACGTATCCTATGGTGGTGCCGGGTGGTGCCTGGACCTCCATCTGTGTGGGTCACATATATGGTTTAGACGTACATACTGACATGACACCAAATTAGAAACTAATTCCACACAGCTTCAGAATCTGCCCTCGTCCCCGGACACTGACAGCTATAAATAAAGCATCACGAGGCTACACAGGCCAGCATGAATGATTAGTGAGAGTCTGACTGCTCCATTGCGGTCCCACTTAACAAAGGTAATACATCTCACATGGCCTCTGTCTGGTCAGTAAACACAGAACTCCAGTTTGAGAGAGTGTAGGAGTTTGGGTTCAGGCCAATGGGAACGCTGTGTAGCCAGTCGATGCCAACGATGTGATTAaacggagacagagagaaaaaaggtcTCAGAGGTGAAGGGAAGGCAGAGGATTGGGGGAGTCTAGGAGATAGTTTGGACAAAGGGCCATTCATAGTCCCTAACAAATCCCTCCCTGAGCAGAGTGGTGCACAAAGACACTGAAACACCACTCAGCAACTCAACAGTAACACAAGGCGAAGGCAGGAAGGACAGAGGCGTCCGAATGTGAGCCACTGAGAGCTGTGAGGCTGAAGGCTTTTTTGCTACTAGGACCTAATAAGTCTCTCCTCTCTAAATGAAAGTGGGTTAAATCAGTGAAATTAGCTGCTTTGTTGCGTAGCTGGAATGAAAACCTGCACACAAACTGCAATAAAAGCCCCCTTTTTATTATAGAGgggcttatatatatatatatatatatatatatatatatatatatatgtgtgtgtgtgtgtgtgtgtgttttcacactttCTTTTAGTGATATTGACACAAAGATAGTTCGTAACACTATGAGGTATCTGTcccatcaacaacaacatctctTTGCAGAAACAATAAATCCTCTCATTGTACTTAAACAAACTTCCACTGTTCTGGGCGGCAGAAATCTTAAATACACTTGTTTCAAAACctgaacagacaaaacaaaaacggACAATATCTTTGAAAGATAAGGCTTTGttctgtcaacaaatcccaagaaaagtccaaaaccaacaatgtgtaCTTCCCAACCTCCCCTCCCTGCCTGTGACCCTCAGCTTCTCTCTACTGAAGGTGCAAATCTTTTAAATAAGGTCACAAAtatacagtttcatttttaaaaatagatcaGTAATTTTCATTAACAGCCAGTCACCACAGTTTCTAGTAAACGTGACTCAGACAGTAAATATTGTATTCATTGGGAACTACTTTTAGCTGTGGATGAATACACGTTGAATGTCTGCTTTTAGCAGGACGATGTTTGTGGACTGAACCAAAATAAACTTCAGTGCCCATGTTGATGACAATAACTGGACATGTCATCCAGTGCAGTGGTGTGGCTCATTTATGTCTTGTCAATAGTGAAGTGCGACAGTGGAGCCtaacagcacagagaaataCGATATGTCAGGCTTTGAATACACAGTATATGGTATTAGCACAACAATAAGAGCCGACAACTCTATTTTTAGCTGCTTTGTAAgatttgcttctgtttgctTTGGCTGTTTTTAGTGTGCTGGTTTTTGTGGTCTCTTCACTAGCAAAGCTCTGCTGCAAACCAACTTTAACAAACGAGTGGTTAAGTCTCTTGAGTCACAAACTCCTTTGACAATCAACAGGGTTAAATATTAACACCACTCATAATGATAGGCATTATCTGGGAGCAAGGAGGGCAAATATTACAACTCAAAGTGTTTATCAAGGGTGATCTTGTGCAGAAGATCAATATTAAATGAGGTTTTTGACACTCACTGActaatttacacacacatacacacacacacacctcttgcAGGCAGCAGGGACACCAGCAGGACACGCAGCGGAAAGGCCGTATGAGGCGGATGACCTCCCTGTCCATGTTATCCTTGATCTTCATGTCGAAGCTGCGCAGCGAGCCACAGCAGTTCCTGGTGCAGCAGTCGTTCTTCTCTTTGGCCTTGTAGATCTTCTGGCCCAGGCTGTTCTTTATCTCATACTGGTTGTTGGTCTCGAAGCCGATGAACGCTGACCGGGGTTGAAAGGGGAATGCGGGAGAAAAAAAGGGGCGGAAACAGTGTTTTGATAAGTAAAGAATTCCAAAGACAGACGCCAGCTTGTTATTAGGATTtcaaaagctgctgctgtttatgtcCTGTTTACAAAGCAGCAAGAGTGAATGTGAGTGGATGAAGTTACCTTCTAGGAGTTCCACTTTTTGGTGAATCAGTATCTGGTCGATCTGAAAACCACAATGAGAGAGAGCAATGTGAGAAACTGAAACATGACGTCACTAAGATAGTCAACAATTTATCTtatgtacatatacagtatatatacatcCAGAAGTCTGAGAGATGCTAACACAAAGGGACATTCTCCATTGCTTGCAATGCAAAGTAACTTATCTCATGAATTTTCATAAAGCCACTAACAAACGTGACACTTGTTGCTGTGAAAAGTAAACAACGCTTCTGAGGGTTCGGAGTCTTACACAAAGAGTAACTCCAGAGCCTTGGAAACAAGTATTTgttctatttgtttttgttttttgttttttttggttgatCCTTTAATAGTCACACCATGCAAATGCATTGAgttactgtttttaaagagaACAATGTTGGATGTGAGCTTCACGCCGAGGTCACACCACattgtttgaataaaaaaaaaaaaaagcgtgcGCTGAAGTCACATCACTCCTCTTTTCTTTATTGAAAAGCTACGGTATAATTAGTTCCAGTTCCTGATGCAAAGCAGACACAATTACTCTGTAATGGATTTGATTTTATCTGTACTGAAGTGTAATAAACCAAATATATGAAAGGTAAATCAGTTACAGCAGCAAAACTCCATGTACTTTGTAATCATTTGAATGCTGGGTAATTTCACAGAGTGATGTTTTCTATCAGTTGAAAGTAACTGGAAGAGGAACTTCAAAGTGTGAAAAGCAATTCACGCTTTCAGTGTTGCCTCTACACATTAGCTTTTATACATAATGCATCCTCAAGTGATGCCAAGTATAGCTTAACCTCTATGAGTCAGTGAGCCACTGACAGTAAGctggtcagagagagagagggaacacaTTCCTGAAATGAAGGAGTGGTGGATGAGTAATCCATCTGTCATTTGAAATCACCTGACGTCACTAGCTAACCTCCCACTTATCATAAGGAATTTCAGGACTCAAAGCTATGTTTCCGCACATCTGtatctcctcttctctttatttctctggcCTACCTGTGTGAGGTACTCGAGACCTGGCGGGACCCCGACAGGAACGGCAGCTGGAATCCCAACCGGAGCCGGGGAGATTCCTCCAGGAGGCCCGCCGTACTCCGGCCCCGGAGCTGGTCCGACCGGTCCCGGCTGGTACATGACCGGCGGCTGGCCCTGGTTGTAACCCATGTTGAACCCTGGCGGAGGAGCTTGAGTCGGGTCTCCATACCCACCCGGAGAAACTGGATAAGGGGCTACAGAGTGGCCCCCGGGCTGAGGCATGGGGTAGGGAGCCTGGTGGTGAGGGCCTGGGTAACCTGGGAAAAAGACAGTGATATTAGTTCAAACATCATCCACAAAAGGGTAAATTTAGTCAAATTTTGTCTCACACAGATTAAATCATTTGATAAAAAGTCTTCAGACTGTTGATAGTCAAATTAGTAGCTAGCAGCTACTAGCAACACTGATAAAAGGTaacataaaaacagaatttaaataaagactaaaataaataaaacaaaacacacatatgaGTCCACattataaacattaaaacatgatatacatttggaaaacaaatgaaaaacacacgtAGTAAAGCATAAAACCAATCCACACTCGGGTGTCTCAACCAAGTGTGAGTTTCACATTCACAACAAGGTTCACTGAGGAACAGAAAATCATgatctgtgcgtgtgtgtcggGCTCATAGGATCATCCCTGCTGGGACAGCAGAGCCAATAAGCTACTTATTAGCGGAGTCACGGTGCAGACTTACCCAATAGGAGAGTAATTAAACAGCTAATACTGGAGATACTGGACGGTGCAGCAAGAGCTCTACTGGTTTTAACCTGTCACATTTTCATGGTAAATGTGAAGCGAGAGGAAGTGGCTGTGACAGAGAAGTGCATCAGGATATCTGTGTCTAATGAAGTGGAATGCTGCTGTCATGTGTTTCTTGCTGACCACATGTTTGCAATGGAGAGTCACTACACCAGTTTCCTTgagttttatattaacaatctTTCTCAAGGCAGAGGTGTCGATCACAAtcctccacccaccccccacaTCAGGTGGTTCGACTCAAGAGAAGTTTCTCAGAGGAAGTACCTACAATGGCTCAGATGCAGCTCGTTTTCTGTAGTGTTCTTTTAGTCCTAAATAGATGTTTTAAATGCTCATAAGAGGAAACAGGTGTGCTCCTCCTGAGTTTGATTTTAGTTGGGTACCCTGAAAGAAAACACCTGCAGTGTCTGAGTTTGTTTCCACAAAACAAATTCAGGAAAAGCAGCATTCCAGCAAGTTTTACTAgctgtttgccttttttttttttttttgtacgtTTTAAGACTTTATTGATACCATGAGAGAAATTcttgtgttacagcagcagacacagcaaCAGTCAGGTAacaataaaaattatttttgaaaatccAAATGTGtaaggaaaataaatatgaaaaaaggcaaataatTTAATTTGCAACTGCTCTGAAATTAGTGTAATACAGAAACGAttggttgattaattgatcGTTAGATCAGTTTTTGCTGATTAGTTTTCTATTTAACCTTTAGCaagcaaaaaggaaaatattttctGGCTCCACCTTTTCAAATATGAGAATTTTCTGCTTTCCTGGTTTAAAACattgtaaattatttaaatttaaagctGAACAAAACATGCAATTTGAAGACTTAAGTCTCTGTGGAGTGAGTTTTTCACtatgttttgtttagtttgacCAGTTAATCAAAACAAGAACCACCAAATTCactgaataaataatcattagttgccACACGACTGTCACCACAGCTAATCTCCAAAACATTAACTCCACCGCTAACATGGGGTAGATGTGGTTTTCTACCTGCATTGGCAATAAGATCCAGATCTGCTGAGTGTCCTTAGTCACTTTATCACTTGTCTCATGATCTAATATCTCTCACATCTGTTTCCACATTCAGAAGAAAACTGAAGCTGTACGGCTTCTGACTGACTTCTGTGTGTGAgcgcctgcacacacactggtttcTGTCTGTGGGGTGGATGTGGGCAGTTttctgtaggtgtgtgttttaactCAAAGTTCACTTGCATTGACGTATGCTGTGTAAATAAAATGCCCTTGCTTATAAGAGAAACATTGAGTCACTGATCCCCTTGTCATTAGTGTTGAGTTAAGAAGGATTTGAGTGCCATGTGCTGGTGTCAAATTTGACTCACAGCTGACAAAACTGGTTTTTGTAATCTTGGCATTACAGTCCATCAACAGCCTGAAAAACAATAGAGGTCGTTGCACTATGTAATTTTGAGATTCTTGCCCAGCTAAAGTCATGAGCATGCAATTTCAAGgcagaattaattaattaaagtcTCGTGGTTGTGAGTTAGAAGACACCAACCTCATGCACTGCTTCTTAACCTAAATCAAAAGAGGACGTGAGCAACGCAATGTGAGAACTTTGAAGCTTGTTGTTGCTCCACCTCTTTCCACATTCCATTTTCAAACTCtcaaggaaacaaaacaaaacattttttttaaagcagggTGCTTTGCAGCCACCCTCATGTGCAAATACTGACATGcccacacacaagcacacctTTCACCATAAATCTGTTCTTTTCCATCCAGAGAgaggagtttaaaaaaatctgaaaagttTTCAAGCAAGCATTTGAGGAATTTCTTTGTAATTGCACCACCTTGGAGAGGATAACATTTCTCAGGGCCTGTGGAGGAATCTGGGGGCGGGTGGGGCTGGACAAGGCGTTCATTCAATACGctgtgacagtttgtgacaggaAAGTCTGATGGAAACTTATGATGCAAGAGCCTAATCACCTGATAATAGCTCAACACAATGGAATAAATGATTAGGTAAGGATGTTTTATGACGCTGCATGAAGGGAAAAAACTGACATCACAGCTCTTAAACTCCTCATTTCCTCTGTATGTGTTTAACAAAAATCCAACCTGTGTTAGCTGCGGCCGTGGTGAGGCACTTACCAGGGGCAGACATGGCGAGGAGCTGGCTGAAGTCTTTCTGGCCGCAGAGAGAGTAAAGTAAGATCACACTTCCCGCTCTGCTCTCAGGGTCTCTATGGGAAACTGGGAGGAATGTaaagggaagggaggaggggggtgagtTGAGATACAGCCagaatggagggaggggggtagAGGGGTGTCGCACAGGAACTGAaagcaacaataaaaataaaaaagcccAACAACGTTTTACctcattcagtcacagtcatGCTGAGTGCCTTCTATTATTCTGTGAACATATATGTGCCAAGCATTTAACCCCAATGGTTACAAGTTTACAGCCACCATAACAAGAGTCCACTGAGCCCAGTTTGTACTTTACTCCAAGAAACATCATACGATACAGTGAAAACTAAAGGGGCAGCAAATGGAGGTTTTGTTCTCAAGCAAAGctgcatgaaaataaaagtgggTGCGACATGTCCTGGCAGGGGGGTGGGGCTCCCTAATTAAATGTTCCACTGAACCCCACTCAAGCATAACCTCTGCAGCTCATGTCTTCATTTGTTGCGTTCACTACAATTAGAAATTAATAGATGAAGATGAATTTCCGGTTTTAGGAAGATAGAAATATTCAAATCGCTCATATGAGCatgaatattatattttaaaaacgTACCTACCTTCTCTCTGTAGCtgtatctctctgtctcatacTCCCTCACTGTGTCTGGTGAAAGCCTGATAAAACCCTTAACTCGTAGCCTTGCTTTATTtacagaaagaggagggaaaaagaagcTTACACAGAAATCTCACCTCTTTGGCAGCTGCTGTCTTCTCAGTCCCAGCTAGAGAAAGTGACGGTACGAAAACAACGCGAGGaaacccagaaaaaaaaaccccgGTCCACGGAGCCAAGAAAGCGCCTTCTTCTTAACCTGCCTCCACTCACTCTCTGTTGCTCTCACTCCTCCCTCCCATCTATGATTTTTATGTATATTCTCCTCCCCTTCCACGCTCAAACGACCTTTACCAATGCTTCCGCGTACGAAACTAAGCGTTATCATCTGGGTAACGGAAACAGGACAATGTTTTATCTGCATTTCATAGAAGTTGACTGTTTTCACTGGTTCCAGCACTTGTCACTGTACATGTGAGGGATTAGAAACATGCAAATGTTGTTATCAGTGCATGCAGCcgcaggggggaggaggagggctgtTAAACATGGCGGCGATAACAACCACCAGAGGGCGCCAATACCTCAGTAACGAACCAAAACAACTTCATCGAACAAACAAAGTTAAACAAgttttaacaacaaaatgtccaaaataaaTCAGGATATTTTAGGTATAACTACTCATACTATTATATATACTGTTGGAGAgatatcatttttattttactacaGTTATTCATATTTTAGAAGTTGGCCAATCAATCTGCAACTATTCTGTAAATATAGCTGTCAGTGGTCTAAGTAGTGTAAAAAAGTTTAAGATTAGTTCTTAGAATAATAATACAGTTAGTATATTAAACATTCAAACTATTGTTCACACtatttaaattaaagctgcattattcACACTAAGTCAAATGTGAAACATGAAAGGGGTTGCTAATAGCATAAGTTGCTGATAGACCAACAGAGAACTATCTGACTCTGGAGCTTTTTAGCTTACTTATCTCATTGCTGTGATTCTGCAGCCTCCACATTAAAACCATGTAAGCAGCTATTTCCATCAAAAAAAACCCTGATTCAAGCCAGAGTACAAGATCTGCTCATTAACAAATGGCAGACAAAGGGAAGTAACGCTGGCTATTGAAGAAAGTCAAAAATCTAAAAGCTAATTAACGTAAATTCCTCTAGAGTTTTTTTCTCAAAAGTTGGTGCGACAGAACAGATATAgaaggagagtgaatactggacttgcATGGCGAGACACACTAATATCGCTCTGGTTGTTCTGGATGTGACTGACAATGATCCCTTTTGTTCAGCACATGtgtcagtctgacagtgtttctCTGACCGGCAGGAACACAAATGGCTTAATGGACATGAAATTGTGGAACTGCAAGAGTTCAATCTGacaaatgtcttgtttgtttattgtttagaTATATTTTCCTGTTAATCTTTTCTGAGGTTGCTCACATTAGTGGAGGGAACCGTCTCTGCTGAGTCTATATTTGGCACCTGCTGCAGTGTCTGATACTTATAGGGCACTGGACCAGGGCGGGGTATGAGGGAAGtcattcaacacacacacacacacacacacacacacacagagagacacagaggacatgttAAGTGTACCTTAAACAAGTTACACTCTTAAAATTCATGTAttatactttttatactttACTAATATAAAACTTTCATGCTCACTCATGAATAATGCAGCAAATTGTCCTGtttttaacatgctaacattgaTTTAGTTTATTGACAATATATAATGACTACAGTGAACTCTTTTTTTGTGGTTAAATTGTTCAATTTTGCGTATACTACTCATCACTCAACTACCATATACATTTAACACAGTAGAAATACCTGTTTAATAGATGACACCCCTAAACATCATACTTGAAATAGTACCTGGAGTAGTATATGTACATTAAATACAAAGACTTTTGTATTCAAATACATTTAGTTATAACTTAACTGTCTCAAAAAAGTATGGTCAATAGTTTAACATTGCTTATTCGCTACAGCTAgcagatggttagcttagcttagcacaaataaaatcactgcacctggccaacaaaaaaataaaataaaaaatcagtccagcacataacccacataaaaccacaactgtgtttgtgtatttttgtaggGATTAGATAAACAAttttaattaatgagctttatCAATGTTGCTATTTCATTACCTTTGGAGagagctaagctagctgttgCTAAGTTatgctaactggctgctggctgtagcttcacatgagagtggtatcattTTCTAATCCAATGCTCAGCAAGAAATCAAATAATTTCTTAacttatatatttttaataaactaAGTACATAAGTATTATGTTTTAATAAAGCCTTGCAGCAACACAAATTAACTACCATCTTAACTTATACAAACCTGATGCCGATCTAAACTGAAGCCTAAACCATAAATGAACCCCATACAGAGGTAAGGGTCAACAAAATGTTCTCATTTTGGAGGATTCTCCTCAAGTTTACATCTTCAAGAGGACATTAGATCCTGTATtgcaataaaatacacacacacacacagtcacacacccaGCCAGGGGCCCCTAATGAGGCCTGTCCCTGATAATGGAGGTAATCAGTGCAGCCTATCTGGCCTCTGCCCCTGCTGACATGCTGTCAGCCTTGCCTCGGTTTATTTATACATGCATGATCTATCAGCACTGGCTCTATGTTTGGTGAGCCTCAGCATCCCGAAATAGAAATAATTAGGACAGGGcgggaaaagaggaaaagtgaaaaCGTGTCTGAAAGCGCATATGCTCAGAATggacccccaccaccccaccccatcctCTGCCaatctctccatccatccctgctactctgtctcctctctgttttgttttctggagacagaggcagcaggaggaggaggggtggggaaAGTTGTGTGTGGTCTGGATTGGGTGGCTATCCGCCCGGTGAAGTCAGGCGAAGCAGAGTGATCAAGTCCTCCAgattgccacacacacactggggtCCTGATACGATCTCTGATCTCTTagtctctgcttttctttgggTGTTTTAAACTCAAACACAGTGCAACAATGTAGATATGAATACCTGAGtcatctattattattatttattaatgaatCATCTCTAATTTTCATTCTCATTTATCTGTTTAAGTTTATTCATTCCTGTGTTATTTGGTAGATATGAATGTCAAATAGTTGTTTGGTTTCCTTATTTTTTTGGTCCAAATGATGAGTTAAAAAGACAAGCACCCtaagaataataatttaaaaacaaaacactactATAGACTGCTTTAGGGGAAAATGCAAAATCAATGTATTTGAACTTTGAATGGATGTGTGACACGTCGAGCCCTTAAAGTCTTGTTTATTGAaacaagctttaaaaaaatctgtgtgtacTGCTTCCAATTTAAAAAACTCTCTGCATGGAATAATgacaaatgacatgaaaaatcCACAATAATCACAATGCATTGGCTGATTAAGTCACTTGtactgacttcactctgacttTAAGTACATATGATATGACATATTTCTTGATAAGATAACATTTTTATCACTGTGTTATTGATTTACAAAATCCTGTCAACAACAAAACGACAAAATGGATTATTAAggtctttgttttacatgtattcAGAGGTTTTGATGATGAACAAAAATCTGATGATTATAAAGGTCATTTTGCAGTTTGATcatacaatacaaaaaaatccCCATCAAGtactttcttcttttaaaatgagTCTGGTAACATTATTTCAAcctgtttcaaataaaaaaacaatttctttaaAGACTTTTGTTGAAGTGAGTGTCAGTATCTTCAAAGCAGACAATTCTGTACAAATCCCTGCACTAAAATCAGAagaactgacattttattttagctAATTGTCAACAATTTGATATGTTATAGATAAAAGTTACAGCTATTTTCTTCCCttatttttatgaaaacaaGACCTTTGGGACtcagaaatgaacaaaaatgacTTGTTCTGAAAAAAGTTTTAACTTATTTGATTTACATGTATCAAGAATAATTTCTGATGCAATAATAGTAATAACCAGTTTGCCCCAATAGACATAAATTGAGTATTTTAGATGTAATGTAAT
Protein-coding regions in this window:
- the LOC108880002 gene encoding phospholipid scramblase 2, which gives rise to MSAPGYPGPHHQAPYPMPQPGGHSVAPYPVSPGGYGDPTQAPPPGFNMGYNQGQPPVMYQPGPVGPAPGPEYGGPPGGISPAPVGIPAAVPVGVPPGLEYLTQIDQILIHQKVELLEAFIGFETNNQYEIKNSLGQKIYKAKEKNDCCTRNCCGSLRSFDMKIKDNMDREVIRLIRPFRCVSCWCPCCLQEMEVQAPPGTTIGYVKQDWHPFLPKFSIQGANKETVMKLEGPCFACNCCGDVNFELKGKDGDKPIGRISKQWSGLLKEVFTDTDNFGIQFPLDMDVKMKAVLMGACFLIDFMFFEKVGEANQRSSVFS